The DNA region tgtggggggctgtagagggactatagggagttggggagggctgtagaggggtgatagggagctctggggggctgttggggggctatagggagcgCTTTaggggttggtgggctgtagaggcattataaggaGATCTGTAGAGGCAGGGGGGAACTGTAGAGGGGTTacagggagctctgtgggggctcggggggctgtTCAGGGTGTAtatggagctctgtaggggctggggggctgtagagggtatatagggagctctgaaggggcttggggggctggtGAGGGTCTATAGAGTGCTCTGTAGGGGATCGGAGGGCTGTAGAGGTACTATAGAGAGCTGGGGCGTATGTaggggtttataaggagctctctcGGGGCTGGGGGAGCTATCGATGGCGATAGGGAGCTCCGTAGGGGCCtcggggctatagggagctcgggggggtGTGCTGTAGGGGGCTATTAAGGAGCTCTGTAGAGGCAGGGGGGAGAtatagaggggctatagggaagCTCTGTAGGGGTTGTTGGGCTGTAGTGGCATTAtaggagctctgtaggggttgaGGGGCCGCAGAGGGTCTGTAAGGAGCTCTCTGGGGACTGGGGTgcctgtagagtggttataggtgTCTTGCGGAGATAAGACTCTACAACCGTGAAGCTGTAAAgtagtgtggtggtttgactctggctaaatgccaggtatccaccaagtcactctatcacttcccccccccccccttccctttgttttctcaacagggtaaagaggggaaagaagataaactaacccttgtgggtgaaacaaaagcagttttaatataagcaaagcgaagccaaagtccgcgcgcggaagcaaaagcaaacagatttattctctccttcccatggagaggcgctgtggggccttctcgggaagcggggctccaatacacggagtggttgcctcggaggaccgagggtgacccacccctccctcctttctcccggCTTTATACTGAGccgacgtcacagggtctggaatatcccttgggtcggttcgggtcagctgtcctggctgtgtcccctcccgagatctcgcccaccccgtcccgctgggggaaatgtcaggaagagccttggtgctgtgtgagcactgctcagcagcagccaccacaccagggagctgccaacaccctgcagctcccagcacaaaccacagcaccacgGGGCTGCTGTGAGGGAAAACcgattccggctcagccagacccagtacaagtaGGAACGTTTATccggcgccgggcgcatgggggatcgctccaccacgagcacgcgcgccgtttgcagctcccgtccggctgatacgttacagaatagcgcatattcatggaacgcctgtacatatacgtagtgtacccccgcctcccctcgctcctcatggtaatcaggtctcctccccttgcgcctgcgccatgagctcttcaagctccggtcaggggtcagaaatttctgggcaagggtcggataggtgaagtacctcttcttcctcgctgatgaacttttcaccctgtcgctctgcgctgcctcagttgttccctgggccccggccaaaccgccaggccagtttgtgctggaatctcgggtgatttgttgctggaacacacaacttcaaggaccagaagaaacttctctttgggctaggagattgcagcctagcaacgttatcagcacctggtatgtggctctccccccttttctttgtccgtgcacaggcctctgtcttgtgccatctgaccaaagttactcaaatcccctatctcagcACTCAAAatatgggggcagtgggagggggagtgtgggggcgcggtgggggtttgggggctctctctgaccctccctgtcccccccagccgctggggggtgcggccacagggtttgggggggccacgGACAGcgctcagcatcctggagaagtacggtcagaacctgctgcagcccggcccccccggcactgccgcgcCGCCCGCTTCGGGAACCCCGTCTTCCGCGGCACCGTCGATGCTGTGCAGGTACCCCAAAAGCTGcactggcaccccaaaacctcaaggACCCCAGTCCCCCCATATCACGGCaatatcccccacagaaccccagtgtcCCTCGCTAGCACCCCAGTATTTTACTGTGGGACTCCAGTATCTCCTGTATCACTCCagtatcccccacagaaccccaatatccctctctagcatcccaatatttttccatagtacCTCAATCCCCCGTATCACCCCAGTATCCCCTGTAGCACCCCAATATTTCCCTGTACAATCCCAGTACTCCTAGTATCCCCCCCAGTATTCCTCATATCCCCGCAGTATCCCATTACAGCACCCCAAtactcccctttcaccccaataTTCTGCTGTAGGTCCCTAGTTCCCTGCCgggccccccagttccccctcacctgcagggggtctggggggtgcaGTGTCTGTTGGGGTAcacggaggagacagggcaggggctgagcttcCCCCTGAggttgggggtccccaaatcccccgtgtggccaccgtcaccgctgatgacctgctgctgcgagccaagctggacctgctgctggccgtgagctctgggggccactgggaaggtcattaggacagtctggggcggccctgggacatgctggggagcagtgggatatactgggatatattggggagcactaggaaggtcactgggacacactgggagaCACGGGGGGGTTACTGGGCTGTACTGAAgggcactgggacatactgggatatattggggaACGCTAAGAgtgtcactgggacatactggggagCACTGTGCCATACTGGGAGGGCTCTTACTCTCCCCTTGCCCCTCTACCAGAACCAGCACCTGAAcccccagttcttcactgacctcctggTGGGGGGGCTAAGGTGAGCGGGAACTGGGGGAAACTGGGGCGAGCACACAGCTATACTGGGAGGAGGTTGTGCTACACAGGGGTGGGTGGGGCACGGGGCTATactgggggtgcccagggatgtacagggggtgtggagtgggggtgtcactggttcatactggtctgtactggtgtgaAGTGGGAGCggctcctcttcctgcccccagCGGCCACTGGTGCCTGATTTGGTGCCAATACCAGATGGGGACGGCCCGCAGGTAGGGgggtctgtagggactggggtctgtagaggggctatagggagctctggaggggctgggggggtgtgtggagtgGTTCTgtagggctcggggggggctataggggggttctataggggctgttgggggctggAGGTGCTCTATGGGGCTTCTGTAGGGGtagggcggtgctggggggggctctaggggctgcaggggtgcttCTGGGGTTGCGTGTGGGACTGTAGGACCCCTATAGGGCCCCTATAGATCCTGAGAGTGTCCCCCTGTGACTCTGGTGGGTCGGGCACCTCCTGCAAGGGAGCGTTGCTGACAGCGCTGGATAAATCAccggctcctctgctcccacgCAGGATGACCCAAAGAAGCCGCAGCTTTTGCTGGCTCTTCTTAGGGAAGCCTCTCCTGGGAAGCCCCGGCAGCTCTGGTAGCGGATACCTGAACAGagtgtttttccctttcaggagCTGAGACGTGTGTGTGCGGCACCCCTGGAGACCCTGCGGTAAGAGACGtttcctgagctggaattgtGTCTGTGCAGCAGTCTTGGCTGACCTCGTGCTACCTGCACTCCTTTTCCTAACAGCCAGGGCTCTGGtacttccctcctgcctttgccttttgctCAGCCTGGCGAGGAAGGGGAGCACGTGCGGAGCAGGGAAGGCACACGTGTCTGCTGCTTGCTGAGCTCAGACGGTTCCCAGAGGGGATGGGCAGCTCTCTGACAAGAGCGGCTTTTGTCTTCCTGCAGGAACTGGCAAACTTTGTTGGCAGAGGAAACCCAAAACAAGGAGCGTCTGCGGGAGGAGGTGGCTCAGCTGAAGGCGAAGTTCAGCAGCACAGAGGTGAccctgcattttggggaaggaggggtggctgggcagAACCCCCGAGAAAGCACTCCTCGGGGTTGTTGGTGGGCTCAGACCGCTGACTGCAGCGAGCCAGCCTTTGCCAGGGGCTTGCTGGGTGAGCTGCTGCGCTGCGCAGGCCCTTCTCCGGGCCCGGTTTCTCTGGGCCGCTTCAGGCAGCGGAGGACTCCCGGCAGCCTTCCCTCGGCACGCcggggcctctgcctgctctggccgggccccgggggcagTGGTGAGACCCAGGTGTGCTCACGGGGTCAGCCAACGCCGGCGGGGCCTGGGACCGTCTCCCGACCGACCTGGAGAGCGTGGAGGGTGGGCACGGGACGGTGGGGACCCTCATCAACCCGCCTCGGGGctgcggccacggccacggcacAGATCCTGTTCCTCAGGCCTGGTGgctcacaccagcagcagagcgtCTCTGGGCTCTGCGGACAAGGCTTGGCTTGCACCTCGGGCACTGCCCCTTTGCCTCTGCAGGCGCTAGTGGCCACGCTGCTCTGCCCGCTGACatggtccttttctgtgttcattcacatctttaccaggaagttcaggacagcagccaggcagcgcctgCCAAAGTCTCTGCCGCGACGTATGACTGGGCCCTGAAAAGCTCTGGTATGGACGCAAGCAGCCCCACCTCCTTGCCCTGCGCTTGCCtgtagccctgcccagaggaggCCGTGCTCTCCAAAGCggggcagctgaaatgctgcctggGGTCCCCGAGCCAGGCTGTGGCCGAGCGGCTCTCTCGGGctccctcccagtcctgccctTGGCCCCTGCGCGGGGGCCTCTGGCGCTGCCCCCGCACACGCTGCTGCGCTGATGGAGGGGCTCTTCCTGCGGCTGCGTCCGCGAAGGGAACGGCTGGGTCACCCTTTGCTGCCCACGCGGCGAGCCCTCGGCTTTGCTCCGCTGTCGTCGCCCCGgcgcctgctgccccccagcaccctcagacctTCTCCTCGTGGCGCCGTGGCGGCAGCAGTCGCCAGGCACGGGGATGCCGTCCCTGCCCCGCGCAGCCGGGCGCCCCCGCGGCCTGGGGGTGAGAACAGCGCTGACAGACGTGGAGCTGCTCGGCGGCACCAGAAATAGTGTCTGAGCACCGGGTGCTCCTGGTCTGGGGCCTCTGGCAGtgacctgctctccctcccttacaGGTGCCTCCATTGACATGCGGAGAACTTCGGAGGCCTTCAGCTGCACACACTGGCGCTGCAGCGTTGTGGAGTGGTTCTCTCAGTCCACACCTGATGCTGTTTTGGAGGTACTGTAGCGGAACTCACGGGTGCTGGTTTCCTTCCCTCCGGTGAAGCTGGGACCGACCTCGGGGCTCTCCCCTCAGTGCAGGGCAGTGCCGCTCCAGCCCGCAGTGCCCATCAGGTTCCTGAAGCCAAAGCTCGGACACAGGGCTGGGCCTGCTGGAGATGAGCGGTTCCCCTCAGGAGGGGAACGGGGCTGAGCTGAGCGGAGCTGCTGCCCCTTGCCCACaggcctctgtcccagctgagtgaAAGACTTTCTCCCTGGTGACCCCCTTTCCACACTTGTCCCTAACGGTGCCttttcaggggtggggggtgccctgCTGAGCGCTGGGCAGAGAGGTGTTTCTGTAAGGCCCTGACTAGGGTGGCTTCATAACCAGTGTTCTCCTCTTTTCCGTAACACTGAGAGCCCCCTCTGTCGGGCAGGGAAGGCGGCCTCCTGCTTCTGTCCGCCCCTCACGGGCGCCTCATTTCCGAGCTGCAATAGCCCCCCCAGACACGCCGGTCCCGTGCTCCGAGCGGCGCGAGCTGTGTTGTCCCCGACGCGCTCTCGCCCCTCACTGCTCTCTCGTCCTGCCTGCAGCCGGATATGTCCCCAGGGAACTGCTGGCCTCTGCCGAGGCACCAGGGCCAGGTGGTCATCAGGCTGCCAGCACGGGTCCATCTGACCGCCGTCAGCGTGCAGCACATCTACAAAGATGTGTCTCCGTCCGGGACCGTCGTCAGCGCCCCCAGAGACGTCGctgtcttcgtaagtctctgccGGGCGCGTCTGGTGGGGTCTGGCCCTGGGGGAAAGCCGTGACAGGGACTCGCCTGCGGCCTTCTGTGCGTTCCCTGGggcttgtgtcctgctctctgctgagccCTGGGGGGACGCTTCGAGGGCTCCATCCCTCTCGGGACATCTTCTGGCCGAAGCACCTCCGGGTTCTTGACCCTGAGGAGCCTGAGCTCCGCCCCGGGCAGTGTCAGACAGCTGCTGGAGCCCGGGAGAGGCCGGGTACCTgcccgggctgagccagcgcgcACGTCCCCTCTGTGGGGCTGAGTCtgaactgctctgcttgtgctttggCCCCAAGGGACTGGACgcggatggagaggaggaagcgcTGCTCCTGACGTTCACCTACGACGTGACCAAAGAGGCCATTCAGACCTTCCCTCTGAAGGTACGCTCCACGCGCGGGGGAGGATGCCGGGGGGCGAACCAGGCTTGGCTGggagcccacggcaggggggtgtgaacgcttcctccctgggcacagggccccgggcccccgcccagAGAGCCCTGGCGGGGCTGAGGCGCAGGCGGTGGTTCTCCTCGCAGCAGAGCGTCCCCTTCTCtgcgggaggcaggcagagcgggcagcggggcctggagggccagagcaaggggcaggggggcgcagccccggccgggccggcacgcagaggaggccaggagcctTCCCCCGTCCCGTGCCCcggcctccccagcagccccggtggcagcagccgctcccacccgccgccgggagctggttcctgagcaggagcagggccggcagggagggactgacTGCACTGTCGCTCTTAacccctctgcctccctttccctcttgtcTTCGCAGACCGCGCcgtttcccagagccttttcctATGTCAAGTTCCTTGTGAAGAGCAACTGGGGCAACCCCGAGTACACCTGCGTTTACCGAGTGCAGGTGCACGGGCTGAGGGCGGGCGCAGGAAccagctgagccctgtcctgctctgggccaggcGGGAGTTCCCTCTCCGTGGCCGAGGGGAGCACGgccgagggcagggctgccttggAGCGTTCCACGTGGGGTCACGTCCCGCTCCCCGTCCAGGCGGACGCTGCTCCCCCGCGCCCCGTTTCGGTTCCGGGGTGGTGGCGGATTCTCTGGAGCGGTCGGGTCGCTGCTGGGACGGGCCCAGACCGGCCACCGCTCGGTGACCGCCTTCACCTGCTCGGCCTTGCTGTTGTTGTGTTGGTCCTGTTAGTACTAGTAAATCTTTTAGTTCAACCTGtgaatttcctcttttgtccctctcctgtttcaccgggctggggtggggggaagtaaacaactggccacgtggcgattggctgctggccgagttcaaaccacaacacaccagagaagaacaagaaggaccaacagaagaaaagagggaagaaataactAAAGGCTGTGGCCTTTCAGCTCAGCGTGGATTTGTCTCCATCGGGGGGGCACCagaagagccctgggggggcgggggtgcccaCTGCTAtggcccctgcccagcctgccggtgggtgtgggggcaccagcagccctggggccagctcctgggggctctcggggccgggggggagccccttccccaccccgtgagcgtCCCGGGCCGGGTCTCGCTGCTCTGTCCGGCAGCCGTTTGTGCCCGGGGACACCCAGACACAGACTGCGCCCTGCCGCCAGGCCCCCCCTGCTCAAGGCCTGGAAATAATTAATCGCCAGAGAGCGGCTGCGCAGATCCGGCCAGTGCACGCATTTCATTTCCCGCCGTAACAAAACTTCCTcagcatctccttccttctcttcctccctggaagaggagggtacagggggggcccggcgctgggggagacGCTCTTCCTGCGCCTCCTCCTTCcgagagtctttttcctttacctttgtattacaaaacacacaacggcctggggaataccttgcacagtctattatTAAGGCCACACACATATATCAAATTTGCTCGTCCCAAAAACtatatggacaattagctggcactttACCTGGTTAAAAATACCGCTGATACCAGACAAGTTGTGAACCACCAGACAGCTCCAGGCAGTCATCGCTTCCTAccccctccacaccttcacagctgaagtcgcACGCTTCTCTCACATTCAGAATCACAGGCACCTTACGcgaagcaataaatatttacatatacgtGCAAAATcacccacagaagcagctcacgagcccccacggcagggagcagcactagaaccgagAGGCTCCCGGTCCTCACGGAGCTGGACAGTGCTGTGGCACgagcacaagttcagtgccaagatgctgctcaagaacacactctgcactgctgacatctgggctCTGACCAAGTGTTCACTgacttcacacactgatcagggTACCTCCCGACTAGAAGCACTGCTGCCTTACCAACAACACAACTACCCGtaaccagtttacaagaaaatctagtcaaactctccatgaaagagtgtgattcctccagctcctatcacagacGGGTACACAAAATGCTTCAGGTAACAGACAAAACTCCTCCCCAACAGACGGAGATTGGCCTCTTCTTGAGGGTTCAGCTACCTATGACAATTAAAAGGGGTCTTCTTTTCTCATTCTGATAATAGAACCTAGTCAGCAATGAGTATGttcaatgcattttgaaaaagtccGAATAAACTAATAGAGACAGGTAAATACCACCAAGAATTCACACTTGACAAATTCTTCTAAGAGACGACTTATAGATGgctttttgatttccaaaagcGTCATAATCATGTAGGAGCTACTTCTGTATGAAACAGGTCATGACCCGGGGGAAATAAAGTCCCTTGTGTGTAAGGCACTAGCTGAGTCCTTTAGGGACTGGGTTCCTTTTCAGAACGTACCACAGATTCCCTCGGCGatctttagagaaattatttggtttatgcCTTCACACTCTGTATCTAAGGAGGGCCAGTACCTTTTTCGTCACCTTTCTTTGTGTGGTTTGCTAAGTATGCAAATTCTCTGCCATGGGAAACGTCCCTTCTCCGCGGGCTGCACCACACATTGCACCATGGAGGCTCTAACCCAGACAAGGACTAAAGTAAGGAATTTCCATCCATCCCTCAGCGCTGAGGGGGAAAGAGCTACGGATTCAAGTGTGCATCTGACACAGGTCACCCTGTAGGACGCAGACCGACGTATTAAAAACACAAGTGTTGCGGTGAGGgaatagctgtctttttctacctgccaagccacagagctgtggcgctcagatcacagctaacccttgcaggaggttaaaaccttcgcaggaacaaaagcacagacaccgaTATGACGGTTACTACTTGTTCAGCTTATTAGCTGTGCAaatgccttatatatgctccttaaagggaccCACctgaagcatggctgtgttttggtcacatccttctttggcatctttgattggttccctattcttcccgtacatcgcgagctCTTCCGcgcgcctctccctacacacaagcaatttgttgtttttaaataggttCAGTGCACCAaaactcacaaacaaacaaaaagcaaacaacaaaaaccattaatggggaaaaacctcgggTTTGACCTTCACCAGTAAACCCAGCGCCATCCACTGACCCCGTGTTTCTGTGCCCGGTGTGCCCGCccgcagctccgcacagcagcagggctcttctcaaccccgggctctgcccagggacacgagaaatcacagcgctgccagctcacagcaaaggctccaggctctcgcctctgaagcaaaacccttcagatctgcacttaggcattttagacaaagtccaccagcaatgcaAACAGCTCCGTCCACCACAAAAACAACGCCGGCTGCTATCGGTACGTGTGCCGCCGGGCACGTGTTATCAAGGGCAGAAACCCAGGgcctggagcatcgcttcaccgcggGTGTATCCAGAAACACGCGATCCcggagatcctggcaccactgcccggggttcctcccgcaccaaaaagagttctgacacttctacgCGTTTCCTTCCCGTTTACACCCAGCACCAACCGGGGCATCAATTCCTGTTTCTCGAGCCGTTACACTCTTGCCTTGATTAAAGCGTTTCATAACAGCCACCGCAGGCCAGACTCtcacccagatctccgggaacctcggcagatgggtctggaggggaacgcccggtaccgccgggggtctgacagcggcgttccctcgagacagctcccctccagctttccaaaacccccgaaaacacccacagtcccggtcagaccgagaaggagcgggaaaacggatcctttgctcaacctcgctgttgcccaaagtgcaatttccacgcggccctggCGCCCAGATACCCCCATTTTATCCTCACGTTTTCAACCCTCCTCCGCGCTCTCGACCCgcccctcgcgcagtttctctctcccgcGACCACGCGCAGACCCTGAGCGGAtccccccgcgtgttcccggccgcccgccccgggtccccgcgcagagcccgcgggaatcccccgcccggaggaaccgctgtcccgggaccgagcggccgcgcccggccccgccggcccctccggcggcgccgccccgccggccccgcgcctcgctccgcgcccccccgcgcacggcccggccgcccccccggcccctcccgcgcccccgagcgcagcctgaccgcgggagcggagccgcggggcgatccgcgccgtccccgccgccgccggggagccgccgcgcgtCCGCGGGGGACCGCgcccgcgcggggggggccgcgccggcggccgtctccgcgcggggctccgcgcccgcccggccccggtgcccggcgcctccgcccctgcgcgacggggccgccgcgcccgcggcggggggggcgcccgcgtctcccggggccggtcgcgcggggccgcggccgcgtctcggctccgggcggggccgggactccgcgggcggggccgcgtccgcgcacggtc from Athene noctua chromosome 33, bAthNoc1.hap1.1, whole genome shotgun sequence includes:
- the LOC141972517 gene encoding sperm-associated antigen 4 protein-like: MVLFCVHSHLYQEVQDSSQAAPAKVSAATYDWALKSSGASIDMRRTSEAFSCTHWRCSVVEWFSQSTPDAVLEPDMSPGNCWPLPRHQGQVVIRLPARVHLTAVSVQHIYKDVSPSGTVVSAPRDVAVFGLDADGEEEALLLTFTYDVTKEAIQTFPLKTAPFPRAFSYVKFLVKSNWGNPEYTCVYRVQVHGLRAGAGTS